One Triticum dicoccoides isolate Atlit2015 ecotype Zavitan chromosome 4B, WEW_v2.0, whole genome shotgun sequence genomic window carries:
- the LOC119293180 gene encoding uncharacterized protein LOC119293180 — MQAAAPAPRHRVYTAVEPRCEWARTADADTLAVDVSGFMKEELRVLYNTSRKLKVAGERPVGDGVGARWARFLKSFPVPKSVRTGGIRAVMDKEQAVLYVILPKGSPPPGPPPPPPTPSSMAAQKEQPQPGGALPHGERKGDGSSGSSSSNGSFWSAQEDAEKNRAEEKNTAPQATRIQIQAEEEIATPDAPRNDGGDGDKRWWEKLTPLHVVGFIVIVLAVVGIGALYATLLL, encoded by the exons ATGCAGGCGGCCGCGCCGGCGCCGCGCCACCGCGTGTACACGGCCGTCGAGCCCCGGTGCGAGTGGGCGCGCACGGCCGACGCCGACACCCTCGCCGTCGACGTCTCCG GGTTCATGAAGGAGGAGCTGAGGGTGCTATACAACACGAGCCGGAAGCTCAAGGTGGCCGGCGAGCGACCAGTCGGCGACGGCGTCGGAGCGCGATGGGCGCGGTTCCTCAAGTCGTTCCCGGTGCCGAAGAGCGTCCGCACCGGCGGCATCAGGGCCGTGATGGACAAGGAGCAGGCCGTGCTCTACGTCATCCTGCCCAAGGGGTCACCACCACcaggacctccgccgccgccgccaaccccgtCATCCATGGCCGCGCAGAAGGAGCAACCGCAGCCTGGAGGCGCTCTGCCCCATGGAGAGCGGAAAGGCGACGGCTCGtcgggcagcagcagcagcaatggcAGCTTCTGGAGCGCCCAAGAGGACGCGGAGAAGAACAGGGCTGAAGAGAAGAACACGGCACCTCAGGCGACCAGGATTCAGATACAGGCGGAGGAGGAGATTGCCACACCAGATGCCCCAAGAAACGACGGTGGTGATGGTGACAAGAGGTGGTGGGAGAAGCTCACGCCTCTGCA